GAGAATATATTTACAAACCATATGATGGCAGGATTAACCCTAGCAACTATTCCTGTAATTCTTATATATCTAATTTTCCAAAAATATATTGTTCAAGGAATAGCAACAACAGGGTCAAAAGGATAAAATTAAAAGATTAAAATAAAGATATAATAAAAGGAGATAAAAGATGGATAAAAGACCAAAGCTTCATTTTACACCACCTAAAAATTGGATGAACGATCCAAATGGATTATGTTTTTATAAAGGAGAGTACCACCTGTTTTATCAGCACAACCCTGAGAATTGTTATTGGGGAAATATGACTTGGGGACATGCAAAGAGTAAAGATCTTTTCAGTTGGGAGCATTTAGATTATGCCTTAATTCCTGATAAAGGGTTTGCAGATGAGGATGGATGTTTTTCAGGAAGTGCTTTTATAGAAAATGATGAATTATATCTAGCTTATACAGGTATTGTAATGACAGAGAAAAAAATAAATGAGCATGGTAATCCGGTTACAGCAACGGATGATTCGATGATATCAACTCAACTGTTTGCAAAATCAAAGAATGGAATACATTTTGAAAAGTTAGAAACTGAAATAGTTGCGCCTGAAAATTCTTGTAAAGCTCATTTTAGAGATCCTAAAGTTTGGAAAAAAGATGGAGTTTATTACATGGTTGTTGGAGCAAAAGAATCTGGAAAGGGAAAAATTCTTCTATATAAATCTGAGGATTTAAAAGATTGGGAAGTTTTGAGTGAGATAAAGAAAGATGATTTTGGATTTATGTGGGAGTGTCCGGATATGTTCAGTTTAGATGGGAAAGATGTTTTGATCTTTAGTCCTCAAGGAATAGGGCAGAATGGACAGGAACATATATCGGGATATTTTGTTGGAGAGCTAGACTATGGAACTGGAAGTTATAG
This genomic window from Cetobacterium sp. ZOR0034 contains:
- a CDS encoding sucrose-6-phosphate hydrolase, whose protein sequence is MDKRPKLHFTPPKNWMNDPNGLCFYKGEYHLFYQHNPENCYWGNMTWGHAKSKDLFSWEHLDYALIPDKGFADEDGCFSGSAFIENDELYLAYTGIVMTEKKINEHGNPVTATDDSMISTQLFAKSKNGIHFEKLETEIVAPENSCKAHFRDPKVWKKDGVYYMVVGAKESGKGKILLYKSEDLKDWEVLSEIKKDDFGFMWECPDMFSLDGKDVLIFSPQGIGQNGQEHISGYFVGELDYGTGSYSFDKFNLLDYGFEYYAPQTFLDEKGRRVLIGWLVNHAPLPGENWSGMMTLPRELKVIGERLYSYPVEEILSYRKELIQVGSVTEKSIEILDGAFDMEFKVNLDKDFNLTIFKNKVEGLELSWDEKTSVLTLDRTGVINGFKPLETFGVKRELEISNRGVVDFRVIGDKSVVEIYVNGGEFVMSSVINRDKTQNNIFFKGEFEDIKLWKI